A genome region from Ligilactobacillus cholophilus includes the following:
- a CDS encoding HU family DNA-binding protein, with protein sequence MANKAQLIEKVADKTGLTKKDATTAVDAVFSSIQDFMAEGEKVQLIGFGNFEVRDRAARKGRNPQTGAEIQIPASKVPAFKPGKALKDAVK encoded by the coding sequence ATGGCAAACAAAGCACAATTAATCGAAAAAGTTGCTGATAAGACAGGTTTGACAAAGAAAGATGCAACAACAGCTGTTGATGCAGTATTTTCATCAATCCAAGATTTTATGGCAGAAGGCGAAAAAGTTCAATTAATCGGTTTTGGTAACTTCGAAGTACGTGACCGTGCTGCTCGTAAAGGCCGTAACCCACAAACAGGTGCAGAAATTCAAATTCCTGCAAGCAAAGTTCCTGCATTCAAGCCAGGTAAAGCATTAAAGGATGCTGTAAAATAA
- the der gene encoding ribosome biogenesis GTPase Der has translation MANPIVAVVGRPNVGKSTIFNRIAGERISIVEDTPGVTRDRIYTHCEWLGKKFNMIDTGGIDMGDEPFVNQIKEQAEIAIDEADVIIFVVSGKEGITDADEKVAKILYKTDKPIFLAVNKVDNPEMRNEIYDFYSLGLGDPIPVSGIHGIGIGDLLDKVINAFPDDADQEDDTSIKFSFIGRPNVGKSSLVNALLGENRVIVSNIEGTTRDAIDTKFVTEDNTEYTMIDTAGIRKKGKVYESTEKYSVLRAMQAIDRSDVVCVVLNAEEGIREQDKHVAGYAHEAGRGIIIVVNKWDTLKKNNHTMADFEKLIRQEFQYLSYAPIVFVSAKTHQRLNSLPGLIKKVNANHERRVSSSVLNEVILDAIAHNPTPSDNGKRLRIYYATQVSTKPPTFVVFVNDPDLMHFSYERFLENQIRASFDFTGTPIHLIIRRRK, from the coding sequence ATGGCGAATCCTATTGTTGCAGTTGTTGGTCGTCCAAATGTTGGAAAATCAACAATTTTTAATCGAATTGCAGGAGAAAGAATTTCAATTGTTGAAGATACTCCTGGTGTAACACGCGATCGTATTTACACACATTGCGAATGGCTTGGAAAGAAATTTAATATGATTGATACTGGCGGAATCGATATGGGAGATGAGCCTTTTGTAAATCAAATTAAAGAACAAGCTGAAATTGCAATCGACGAAGCAGATGTAATTATTTTTGTTGTAAGTGGTAAAGAGGGAATTACAGACGCAGATGAAAAGGTTGCAAAAATATTATATAAAACTGATAAACCTATTTTCTTAGCAGTTAATAAAGTTGATAATCCAGAAATGAGAAATGAAATTTATGATTTCTACTCACTCGGATTAGGAGATCCAATTCCTGTTTCAGGAATTCATGGAATTGGTATTGGTGATTTATTGGATAAAGTTATAAATGCTTTTCCAGACGATGCTGATCAAGAGGATGATACTAGTATTAAGTTTAGTTTTATTGGACGTCCAAATGTCGGAAAATCATCTTTAGTAAATGCTTTATTAGGTGAAAATCGTGTGATTGTATCTAATATTGAAGGAACAACCCGAGATGCTATTGATACAAAGTTTGTAACTGAGGACAATACAGAATATACAATGATTGATACTGCTGGTATTCGTAAGAAAGGTAAAGTTTACGAAAGTACTGAAAAATATTCTGTATTACGTGCAATGCAGGCCATTGATCGTTCCGACGTTGTTTGTGTAGTTTTGAATGCTGAAGAAGGAATTCGTGAGCAAGATAAGCATGTTGCTGGATATGCACATGAAGCCGGACGTGGAATTATTATTGTAGTTAATAAATGGGATACTCTTAAAAAGAATAACCATACGATGGCAGATTTTGAAAAGCTTATTCGACAAGAATTTCAATATTTGAGCTATGCTCCAATTGTTTTTGTTTCTGCTAAGACTCACCAACGGCTAAATTCATTGCCTGGATTAATTAAGAAAGTAAATGCAAACCATGAACGTCGTGTATCATCATCTGTATTAAATGAGGTTATTTTAGATGCGATTGCTCATAATCCAACACCTAGTGACAACGGAAAACGATTAAGAATCTATTATGCAACACAGGTATCTACAAAACCGCCAACATTTGTTGTTTTTGTTAATGATCCTGATTTAATGCATTTTTCATATGAGCGATTCTTGGAAAATCAAATTAGAGCATCATTTGATTTTACAGGAACACCAATCCATTTAATTATTAGACGTAGAAAATAA
- a CDS encoding CCA tRNA nucleotidyltransferase, whose protein sequence is MRITNFPKEFIKAIPVLKEIQDAGYEAYFVGGCVRDTLLGIPLHDVDIASSAYPAEIKQIFNRTVDTGIEHGTVMVLDHGEGYEVTTFRTESTYQDFRRPDHVTFVRSLSEDLKRRDLTINALAMGADGTVIDLFNGLEDLKNHIIRAVGDPHERYHEDALRMMRSIRFMSQLDFKLEKNTKQAIKDNASLLSKIAVERIRVELIKMFLGKNPNAGVETFINTDLYKYCPDFPNYKDGLEKIAGINKIKLENETECWVLLGYEFNLNIQQLKQLMRHWKTSRDLINQVEIAYSALLSKEGLLDSQVLFNAGLDLAICANHIAKLVGKEAFSDQKIKDQYMKLPIKSVSEIKVTGTDLIQKLNMKPGPMIGQILTDIKEKILKETLANDENELISYISKNY, encoded by the coding sequence ATGAGAATAACGAATTTTCCTAAGGAATTTATTAAAGCAATTCCTGTATTAAAAGAGATTCAGGATGCAGGTTATGAAGCATATTTTGTTGGTGGATGTGTTCGAGATACACTTTTAGGAATTCCATTACATGATGTAGATATAGCAAGTAGTGCATATCCTGCTGAAATTAAACAAATTTTTAATAGAACAGTAGATACTGGAATTGAACATGGAACAGTCATGGTTTTAGATCATGGTGAAGGCTATGAAGTAACTACTTTCAGAACTGAGTCTACTTATCAAGATTTTAGAAGACCAGATCATGTTACATTTGTTCGTTCATTAAGTGAAGATTTAAAACGAAGAGATTTAACTATTAATGCATTAGCAATGGGTGCGGATGGAACAGTTATTGATCTTTTTAATGGATTAGAAGATCTTAAAAATCATATTATTCGAGCTGTTGGTGATCCACATGAACGTTATCATGAAGATGCATTACGAATGATGCGAAGTATTCGCTTTATGAGTCAATTAGATTTCAAATTAGAAAAAAATACAAAACAAGCAATTAAAGATAATGCTTCTTTATTAAGTAAAATTGCCGTTGAACGAATTCGAGTAGAATTAATAAAAATGTTTCTAGGCAAAAATCCTAATGCAGGTGTTGAAACATTTATTAATACTGATTTATATAAATATTGTCCTGATTTTCCTAACTACAAAGATGGATTAGAAAAAATAGCTGGAATTAATAAAATAAAACTTGAAAATGAAACCGAATGTTGGGTATTGCTTGGATATGAGTTTAATTTAAATATTCAACAATTAAAGCAATTGATGAGACATTGGAAAACTTCACGTGACTTAATTAATCAAGTGGAAATTGCTTATAGTGCATTATTAAGTAAAGAAGGTCTATTAGATAGTCAGGTCTTATTTAATGCTGGATTGGATCTAGCAATTTGTGCAAATCATATTGCTAAGTTAGTTGGGAAAGAAGCATTTTCTGATCAAAAAATAAAAGATCAATATATGAAATTACCAATTAAGTCAGTTTCAGAGATTAAGGTTACAGGAACTGATTTAATTCAAAAACTA
- a CDS encoding YitT family protein has protein sequence MVIHKNNKIRFVDFVMITVGTALYAFGFVTINIGNRLAEGGIAGITLILKFLAGINPAISTILINIPLLIIGYRYLGRRSLIYTIYGTGALSFWIWLWQVVHIHLNVHHDLFIAAILAGVIGGFGLGLVYRFNGTTGGTDIIARIFEKKNGTPMGQSLFTLDVIVLTLSLSYIDLRRMMYTVVASFVLSRVVNFIQDGGYSARGIIVMTQHSEEISHEIISKMDRGVTYLQAEGAFSKKKGKALYTVVSQSEITEVKRIIAKYDEHAFVSIMDVNEVIGEGFTYERIKNTQN, from the coding sequence ATGGTTATTCACAAGAACAACAAAATCCGATTTGTTGATTTCGTTATGATTACAGTCGGAACAGCTTTATATGCATTTGGCTTCGTTACAATAAATATCGGTAATCGACTTGCCGAAGGTGGAATTGCAGGGATTACATTAATCTTAAAATTCTTAGCTGGAATTAATCCTGCAATCTCAACTATTTTAATCAACATTCCATTATTAATAATTGGTTATCGTTATTTAGGAAGACGCTCCTTAATTTATACAATTTATGGAACTGGAGCCTTATCATTTTGGATTTGGTTATGGCAAGTTGTACATATCCATTTAAATGTCCATCATGACCTATTTATTGCTGCAATCCTTGCCGGAGTTATTGGTGGTTTTGGACTAGGACTAGTTTATCGTTTTAATGGTACAACTGGTGGTACAGATATCATTGCTCGTATTTTTGAAAAGAAAAATGGAACTCCGATGGGACAATCATTATTTACATTAGATGTAATTGTTTTAACCTTATCATTGTCTTATATTGATTTACGTAGAATGATGTATACCGTTGTCGCTTCTTTTGTATTGTCAAGAGTAGTAAATTTCATTCAAGATGGTGGTTACTCAGCTCGTGGAATTATTGTTATGACCCAGCACAGTGAAGAAATCTCTCACGAAATTATTTCAAAAATGGATCGTGGAGTGACCTATTTGCAAGCTGAAGGTGCATTTTCAAAAAAGAAAGGAAAAGCCTTATATACAGTTGTTAGTCAAAGTGAAATAACTGAAGTTAAACGAATAATTGCTAAATATGATGAACATGCATTTGTTTCGATAATGGATGTAAATGAAGTTATTGGCGAAGGTTTTACGTACGAACGAATTAAAAATACTCAAAATTAA
- the cmk gene encoding (d)CMP kinase, translated as MMDKIQIAIDGPASAGKSTVAKIVANKLHFIYCDTGAMYRAVTYAAIKKNIKLDDDQALGELLKNIDIKFVPGKPEQRVFINEEEVTRAIRTPEITNNVSLVSAQPSVRKALTQRQQEIAAEGGIVMDGRDIGTTVLPNAQVKIFLVASVHERAVRRFKENQEKGIDTPLATLEKEIEERDYKDSHREISPLVKADDAILVDTTSLDIDGVVERILEIVKQNTKASENQ; from the coding sequence ATAATGGATAAAATTCAAATTGCGATAGATGGCCCTGCATCTGCAGGAAAAAGCACAGTTGCAAAGATTGTGGCAAATAAACTTCACTTTATTTATTGTGACACTGGGGCGATGTATCGTGCAGTAACATATGCTGCAATCAAAAAAAATATTAAATTGGATGATGATCAAGCGTTAGGTGAGTTGCTTAAAAATATTGATATCAAGTTTGTTCCTGGCAAACCTGAACAACGTGTCTTTATTAACGAGGAAGAGGTTACTCGGGCAATTCGAACACCTGAAATCACTAATAATGTTTCATTAGTTTCTGCTCAACCTAGTGTACGTAAGGCTTTGACACAACGCCAACAAGAAATTGCTGCTGAGGGTGGAATTGTGATGGATGGCCGTGATATCGGAACAACAGTATTACCCAATGCACAAGTTAAAATCTTTTTAGTAGCTAGTGTTCATGAAAGAGCTGTTCGTCGGTTTAAAGAAAACCAAGAAAAGGGAATTGATACACCTTTAGCAACTCTCGAAAAAGAAATTGAAGAACGTGATTATAAAGATTCTCATCGGGAAATTTCACCACTTGTAAAAGCTGATGATGCAATATTAGTAGATACGACATCATTAGACATAGATGGTGTCGTTGAAAGAATTTTAGAAATTGTTAAACAAAATACAAAAGCAAGCGAAAATCAATAA
- the rpsA gene encoding 30S ribosomal protein S1, with protein MSESENKDLLEALNSVKEVNVGDVVKGEVLAFDENKQVIVGIEGTGVEGVVPGRELGVKMDEAEDKINVGDILDLVVISKIGSDKEGGSFLLSQRRLQARKVWDEIEKKFENGETITAPVTQIVKGGLVVDAGVRGFIPASMISDHYVEDLNQYKGKELSLKIVEIEPSENRLILSHKEAAKEEREAKRKEAMDKLSAGEVVEGKVARLTNFGAFIDLGGVDGLVHVSEISYDHVNKPSDVLKVGEDVKVKVLDVDEEHGRISLSIKQTLPQPWDEVGEKIAEGDVLEGVVKRLTSFGAFVEVMPGVEGLVHISQISHKHIATPNDVLEPGQDVKVKVLSVDPAAHRLALSIKALQEKPVAEKKAPKKNNDSAKKVEIPEEETGFTLGDIIGDELKDQK; from the coding sequence ATGAGTGAATCAGAAAATAAGGATTTATTAGAAGCTTTAAATAGTGTTAAAGAAGTAAATGTTGGCGACGTCGTAAAAGGCGAAGTGCTAGCATTTGATGAAAATAAGCAAGTAATCGTTGGTATTGAAGGAACAGGTGTCGAAGGCGTTGTCCCTGGACGTGAACTTGGCGTTAAGATGGATGAAGCTGAAGATAAGATTAATGTTGGAGACATTTTAGACTTAGTTGTAATTTCTAAGATTGGTTCTGACAAAGAAGGCGGTAGCTTCTTATTATCACAACGTCGATTACAAGCTCGCAAAGTTTGGGATGAAATCGAAAAGAAATTTGAAAATGGTGAAACAATTACAGCACCTGTAACACAAATCGTTAAGGGTGGTTTAGTTGTTGATGCTGGTGTACGTGGATTTATTCCTGCATCAATGATTTCAGATCACTATGTTGAAGATTTGAACCAATATAAGGGTAAAGAATTATCATTAAAAATTGTTGAAATTGAACCAAGCGAAAACCGTTTGATTTTATCTCACAAGGAAGCAGCTAAAGAAGAACGTGAAGCAAAACGTAAAGAAGCTATGGATAAATTATCAGCTGGGGAAGTTGTTGAAGGTAAGGTTGCTCGTTTAACAAACTTCGGTGCATTTATCGACCTTGGCGGTGTAGACGGTTTAGTTCACGTTTCAGAAATTTCATATGATCATGTAAACAAACCATCAGATGTATTAAAAGTTGGTGAAGACGTTAAAGTTAAAGTATTAGACGTTGATGAAGAACACGGCAGAATTTCATTATCAATCAAACAAACTTTACCTCAACCATGGGATGAAGTTGGTGAAAAGATTGCTGAAGGTGATGTTCTTGAAGGTGTTGTTAAACGTTTAACAAGCTTTGGTGCATTTGTTGAAGTAATGCCTGGTGTTGAAGGTTTAGTTCACATCTCACAAATTTCACACAAGCACATTGCAACTCCAAACGATGTCTTAGAACCAGGTCAAGACGTTAAAGTTAAAGTATTAAGTGTTGATCCTGCAGCTCATCGTTTGGCATTATCAATCAAGGCTTTACAAGAAAAGCCAGTAGCTGAAAAGAAAGCTCCAAAGAAGAACAATGATAGTGCAAAGAAAGTTGAAATTCCTGAAGAAGAAACAGGTTTCACTTTAGGTGACATTATCGGTGATGAATTAAAAGATCAAAAATAA
- a CDS encoding tetratricopeptide repeat protein has protein sequence MTFAEKTLDLIDKGQIDEAHKAFICSLNNDNDDMIYSLAEELYSLGFTNMAKQAYEKLLNLYPDADEFRTSLADIAISEGNDDQALEYLSAIKPDSDAYLESLLVAADLYQTQGIFDVSEQKLLKAYQLAPDEPVIQFALAELYYDIKKYREAINFYIKLIKEGITELSQVNLVQRIGISYAEIGKFEQALGYLEQIHPEDMDDDTRFQFAFTHMKLKHYEKALKEFEKLKETSPDYATVYPAIAEIYEQQGKLKEALIALQEGMSVDEFNLQLYFKSALIAEKLGDNELAEKYLIIAIQQDPENATIISELSRLLILEKKHEENIQLLDSYLKDNQVDPLFYWLRGKSYAALENYAKAIDDYKAAMKDLMSSAEFLRDAAQFFREAGLRDLALNCVNEYLKIEHNDVEMAELQEDLLDY, from the coding sequence ATGACGTTTGCAGAAAAAACATTAGATTTAATTGATAAGGGGCAAATTGATGAAGCACATAAGGCTTTTATTTGCTCATTAAACAACGATAATGATGATATGATTTATAGTCTTGCTGAAGAGCTATATTCGCTAGGATTTACAAATATGGCTAAACAAGCATATGAAAAATTACTTAATTTATATCCTGATGCAGATGAATTTCGAACATCATTAGCTGATATTGCAATTAGTGAAGGAAATGATGATCAAGCCCTAGAATATTTATCTGCTATTAAACCAGATTCAGATGCTTATTTAGAAAGTTTATTAGTTGCTGCAGATCTATATCAAACTCAAGGAATCTTTGATGTAAGTGAACAAAAATTGTTAAAGGCCTATCAACTTGCTCCAGATGAACCTGTAATACAATTTGCACTTGCTGAATTGTATTACGATATAAAGAAATATCGTGAAGCAATTAATTTTTATATTAAATTAATTAAAGAAGGAATTACTGAGCTTTCTCAAGTTAATTTGGTACAAAGAATTGGAATTTCATATGCTGAAATTGGAAAGTTTGAACAAGCTTTAGGATATTTGGAACAAATTCATCCTGAAGATATGGATGATGATACGAGATTCCAATTTGCATTTACTCATATGAAGTTAAAACACTACGAAAAAGCACTTAAAGAATTTGAAAAATTAAAGGAAACTTCTCCTGATTATGCTACTGTATATCCAGCTATAGCTGAAATATATGAACAACAAGGTAAATTAAAAGAAGCATTAATTGCCCTACAAGAAGGGATGAGCGTTGATGAATTTAATTTACAATTATACTTTAAGTCTGCACTTATTGCAGAGAAATTAGGAGATAATGAACTCGCTGAAAAATATCTAATTATAGCAATTCAACAAGATCCTGAAAATGCAACAATTATTTCTGAATTAAGTAGATTATTGATTTTAGAAAAGAAGCATGAAGAAAACATACAACTATTAGATAGTTATTTGAAAGACAATCAAGTTGATCCATTATTTTACTGGTTACGCGGTAAATCATATGCTGCATTGGAAAATTATGCTAAGGCCATTGATGATTATAAGGCAGCAATGAAAGATTTGATGAGTTCTGCAGAATTTCTACGTGATGCTGCTCAATTCTTTAGAGAAGCCGGTTTACGAGATCTTGCATTAAATTGTGTCAATGAATATTTGAAGATTGAACATAATGATGTTGAAATGGCTGAATTACAAGAAGATTTACTTGATTATTAA
- a CDS encoding LysM peptidoglycan-binding domain-containing protein has protein sequence MNQKKSNDHSKKPWENTFEEEKDAQGNLSRTARRQNSKKNTALTTSLLIVFVVIIIGVVGLYFLSQRTAKQHTTHSDKIEVVSSKKKSSSSSKKREAKKSSKKSSEKSEVVSSSAVEESSVSSTQQNNEAQESSQAQASSTAQSQSTTNAQYATVGAGQGVYRVAVNNGLTVQQLLELNPGLSSNTELTPGQKLRIK, from the coding sequence TTGAATCAAAAAAAGTCAAATGATCATTCAAAAAAGCCTTGGGAAAATACTTTCGAAGAAGAAAAAGATGCTCAAGGTAACTTATCTAGAACTGCTAGAAGACAAAATTCAAAGAAGAATACAGCATTAACAACTTCTTTATTAATTGTCTTTGTTGTGATTATTATTGGAGTGGTGGGCCTATATTTTTTATCGCAAAGAACGGCTAAGCAACATACAACCCATAGTGACAAAATAGAGGTTGTATCGTCAAAAAAGAAGTCCTCTTCATCTTCTAAAAAAAGAGAAGCTAAGAAATCTTCTAAAAAATCAAGTGAAAAAAGTGAAGTTGTTTCTAGCTCAGCCGTTGAAGAAAGTAGTGTAAGTTCAACACAGCAAAATAATGAGGCACAAGAATCAAGTCAAGCTCAAGCAAGTAGTACAGCACAAAGCCAAAGTACAACTAATGCCCAATATGCTACAGTTGGCGCTGGACAAGGGGTATATCGTGTAGCTGTAAACAATGGTTTGACTGTTCAACAGTTATTAGAATTAAACCCTGGTTTATCTTCAAATACTGAATTAACACCAGGACAAAAATTAAGAATTAAATAA
- a CDS encoding site-specific integrase: MEFPFEERFKEYLKNEVFLADSTINDLTKDINRFFLYLKTNSNKVEININEISELDIKDYLGMLQIKKQIKNSTYNKILTHLNRYFVFLFENNLSNKIPTLSLKGLEKNPAPTSDINWTNKLINYLQNEDLSFYTRLTLLLLAHFYSIKEIIESNFYKVLVNENWNDHELLFLHEFQNFHSEFEELQQSKSLYLKQKINLSDPTMSLAGLHKILKKDSKKIDIPLKPSTLYQDAIISYIKNNQHLSDIDLCKNLRISKDSLNYYRSISK, encoded by the coding sequence ATGGAATTTCCTTTTGAAGAACGCTTTAAAGAATATCTAAAAAACGAAGTCTTTTTAGCTGATTCGACTATAAATGATCTAACCAAAGATATTAATCGTTTCTTTTTATATTTAAAAACAAACTCCAATAAAGTAGAAATAAATATAAATGAAATCTCAGAACTTGATATTAAAGATTATCTAGGCATGCTTCAAATTAAAAAGCAAATTAAAAATTCTACATACAACAAAATATTAACTCACTTAAATCGCTATTTTGTATTTTTATTTGAAAATAATCTATCGAATAAAATACCTACTCTTTCTCTTAAAGGATTAGAAAAAAATCCTGCTCCTACATCCGATATTAATTGGACAAATAAATTAATTAATTATCTTCAAAATGAGGATTTATCTTTTTATACAAGGTTAACTTTATTGTTACTTGCTCATTTTTACTCTATAAAAGAAATTATAGAATCGAATTTTTATAAAGTACTTGTAAATGAAAATTGGAATGATCATGAATTACTATTTTTACATGAATTTCAGAATTTTCATTCTGAATTTGAAGAATTACAGCAATCTAAATCTCTTTATTTAAAGCAAAAAATTAATTTATCTGATCCAACAATGAGTCTAGCTGGATTACATAAAATTCTAAAAAAGGATAGCAAAAAAATTGATATTCCATTGAAACCATCTACCTTATATCAAGATGCTATTATTTCATATATTAAAAATAATCAACATTTAAGTGACATTGATTTATGTAAAAATTTACGTATTTCAAAAGATTCATTAAATTATTATCGCAGTATATCAAAATAA